From Acinetobacter suaedae, one genomic window encodes:
- a CDS encoding DMT family transporter: MSQLHEKSLLSTTQIQPAVVSTHPRLATVGQFIAVTLIWSFTPLAAVWTVNELHWAWGLFLRFSLAIPLVYICLLYFKLKLIWNAKALLSYAAGAIGLFGSMAFCYLGATRVPSSMISIIYATAPLWSGLIAVFILKQERFLILQWVGLLLAIFGLVLTLGLATEEIQLDMLGVAYQIIAVLLYVLSMFAVNKIKAEIHPIVQTAGSTLVSWLGYLVLIAFFYSEVPTQLPNLQTSLALIYSALFSSVLAMMFYFHLIQKLKPTTVMLTTILTPALATLWGITLNHEPFSSHLFMGLVCLAIGLLMYVYPKQWSR; the protein is encoded by the coding sequence ATGTCTCAGCTACATGAAAAAAGTTTACTGTCCACCACACAGATACAGCCGGCTGTTGTGTCCACACACCCTCGCCTCGCAACAGTCGGTCAATTTATTGCAGTGACTCTGATTTGGTCATTTACCCCTTTAGCGGCGGTATGGACAGTCAATGAGCTGCATTGGGCGTGGGGCTTATTTCTACGATTTAGTCTCGCCATTCCTTTAGTTTACATCTGTTTGCTTTATTTCAAACTAAAACTGATATGGAATGCAAAAGCACTGCTCAGCTATGCTGCTGGTGCAATTGGATTATTCGGGTCTATGGCGTTTTGCTATCTGGGCGCAACACGCGTACCTTCAAGTATGATTTCAATTATCTATGCAACAGCCCCATTATGGTCAGGATTAATCGCGGTATTTATTTTAAAACAAGAACGTTTTTTAATCCTGCAATGGGTTGGTCTGCTGTTAGCCATCTTTGGTCTCGTACTGACACTCGGTCTGGCAACAGAAGAGATTCAACTGGATATGCTTGGTGTTGCTTACCAAATTATTGCTGTTTTGCTGTATGTACTGTCCATGTTTGCAGTAAACAAAATTAAAGCCGAGATACATCCAATCGTACAAACAGCTGGATCGACTTTAGTGTCATGGTTAGGTTATCTCGTTCTTATCGCTTTTTTTTATAGTGAAGTGCCGACACAGTTGCCGAACTTACAAACATCGTTAGCTTTAATATATAGTGCTTTGTTTTCCTCTGTTCTTGCGATGATGTTTTATTTTCATTTGATACAGAAACTCAAACCCACAACGGTAATGCTCACCACAATTTTGACCCCAGCCTTGGCAACACTCTGGGGAATAACGCTAAATCACGAACCTTTTAGCTCACACTTATTTATGGGGTTAGTCTGCTTAGCTATCGGTTTACTCATGTATGTCTATCCAAAACAATGGTCTAGATAA
- a CDS encoding phosphoethanolamine transferase, producing the protein MKTTLQNFNILLLILLPAFITGGLLVFSGNLSDGLRLGFLSLPGVIFLVLAATQRKFYWYLLSILWWFIFWFDSLLRSSTWILFSSDNEAYFIIEAIANTSYAETWEFFQLHMLTILSVLFGLIALTIGYNIAAFKYLKENSFKQLWNSRFYRICIIFLVLLTLTSYLMKPSRKVHPLVFWTNYHEKIQDFRDRIKQHKNVHQQWDQSAQQNLIIQDPSKLKQTHVLVLSESITSLDLGLCGYSRNTTPELSKRIDQLKVFCNAFSPSPSTINALRVLLTESPAAEHEKYSPESILAYARAAGYKIYWISNQDDIYLSSLFGAYADKAIYKNTRSGRSSTSLDEKLLPAYLQALADPDPKKLIILHMIGTHPNYKERYPTAFNKFNSNSDDAVEMLLKKNDIDPWIRSMRNHYDNAILYQDTLLARFFDALTAEENLDQRSFTVVSDHGNEVGHELDYAGHSPNTKAGYQVPVIMWYDHMPSTGVDLTTTLNTAELDNNLMKIMGLKDKYAPPQSYWFDANYHFNPEVNWPYWQKKH; encoded by the coding sequence ATGAAAACCACGCTGCAAAACTTTAATATTCTGCTATTAATTTTGCTACCAGCATTCATCACTGGTGGTTTATTAGTTTTTTCAGGCAATTTATCCGATGGTTTAAGACTTGGCTTTTTATCATTACCTGGCGTTATTTTTTTAGTTTTAGCTGCAACACAACGAAAATTTTATTGGTATCTCCTCTCTATCCTTTGGTGGTTTATTTTCTGGTTTGATTCATTGCTTAGATCAAGTACATGGATCTTGTTCAGTAGTGATAATGAAGCTTATTTTATTATTGAAGCGATTGCGAATACCAGTTATGCAGAGACATGGGAGTTCTTCCAACTTCATATGCTCACCATCCTATCCGTCTTGTTTGGTCTCATTGCATTGACGATTGGATATAACATTGCTGCCTTTAAATATTTAAAAGAAAATAGCTTCAAACAGCTTTGGAATAGTCGATTCTATCGTATTTGTATCATTTTTTTGGTGCTATTAACCTTAACCAGTTATCTCATGAAACCTTCTCGCAAAGTACACCCCCTAGTATTTTGGACGAATTATCATGAAAAAATTCAAGACTTCCGTGATCGAATCAAACAACACAAGAATGTTCATCAACAGTGGGATCAAAGTGCACAACAAAACCTGATTATTCAAGATCCAAGCAAACTAAAACAGACCCATGTTTTAGTACTTTCTGAAAGTATCACGAGTCTTGATTTAGGCCTTTGTGGTTATAGCAGGAATACTACCCCTGAGCTCAGCAAAAGAATTGATCAACTTAAAGTCTTTTGTAATGCGTTTTCACCATCACCATCCACCATTAATGCTTTGCGTGTGTTACTGACTGAAAGCCCTGCTGCAGAGCATGAAAAATACTCTCCAGAAAGTATTCTGGCTTATGCACGAGCCGCTGGCTATAAAATTTACTGGATTAGCAATCAAGATGATATTTATCTATCATCGCTATTTGGTGCTTATGCGGATAAAGCCATCTATAAAAATACACGTTCTGGGCGCAGCAGTACCTCCTTAGATGAGAAATTACTTCCCGCCTATTTACAAGCCTTAGCTGACCCAGATCCTAAAAAACTGATTATTTTGCATATGATTGGTACACATCCTAATTACAAAGAGCGCTACCCTACTGCTTTTAATAAATTTAATAGTAATAGTGATGATGCTGTAGAGATGTTACTCAAGAAAAATGATATTGATCCGTGGATTCGATCAATGCGCAACCATTATGACAATGCCATTTTATATCAAGATACTTTATTGGCTCGATTCTTTGATGCCTTAACTGCTGAAGAGAATTTAGATCAACGCTCATTTACGGTCGTGTCCGATCATGGTAATGAGGTTGGCCATGAACTTGACTATGCTGGACACAGTCCAAATACTAAAGCAGGCTATCAAGTACCTGTCATCATGTGGTATGACCATATGCCATCGACTGGTGTCGATCTGACCACGACCTTAAATACTGCTGAATTAGACAACAACCTCATGAAAATTATGGGATTGAAAGATAAATATGCACCTCCTCAATCATACTGGTTTGACGCCAACTATCATTTTAACCCTGAAGTAAATTGGCCTTATTGGCAGAAGAAGCATTAA
- a CDS encoding DUF5713 family protein, translating into MFENLLLPMFDDAYYPDILVAEVKQHIQQFAKKVGRTDLSESEIYRFAHQTMIEINEMKPQFEDLDSSLDDTAADYIAEAMMMVVQDVGHLEIEMEELIANREW; encoded by the coding sequence ATGTTTGAAAATTTACTTCTCCCGATGTTTGACGACGCATATTATCCCGATATTTTGGTTGCAGAAGTCAAACAACATATTCAACAGTTTGCAAAAAAAGTGGGGCGCACAGATTTATCTGAGTCTGAAATCTATCGTTTTGCTCATCAAACCATGATTGAAATTAATGAAATGAAGCCGCAATTTGAAGATCTAGACTCGAGTTTGGATGATACGGCAGCGGATTATATTGCTGAAGCTATGATGATGGTAGTGCAAGATGTTGGGCATTTAGAAATTGAAATGGAAGAATTAATTGCAAATCGAGAGTGGTGA
- the pnuC gene encoding nicotinamide riboside transporter PnuC, whose protein sequence is MSRSNIQRSCLLSALEIIAVIMSVIGVTLTIQRNMWCWWFNILACSLYAYLFFTYKLYGETILQFFFIVFNFYGFYCWLKGQRQDHEIRIEPINRTSALAQICLAAIGGLIFGMALKYFTDASLPMLDSQLAAFSLLATYWTSQKHIATWLLWIIIDIVYVGMFLYKELLLTAGLYAAFVGLATYGWWQWQQVRKKQLTN, encoded by the coding sequence ATGTCACGATCGAATATTCAAAGAAGTTGTCTTTTGTCTGCATTAGAAATTATTGCCGTCATCATGAGTGTGATAGGGGTAACATTAACCATACAACGGAATATGTGGTGCTGGTGGTTTAACATTTTGGCTTGTTCATTATATGCTTACCTTTTTTTCACCTATAAATTGTATGGTGAAACCATCTTACAGTTTTTCTTTATCGTGTTTAATTTCTATGGTTTTTATTGTTGGTTAAAGGGGCAACGTCAAGATCATGAGATTCGGATCGAGCCGATCAATCGAACGAGCGCATTGGCCCAAATATGTTTAGCTGCAATTGGCGGTTTAATTTTTGGTATGGCTTTGAAGTATTTTACGGATGCTTCACTCCCTATGCTGGATTCTCAACTTGCAGCCTTTAGTTTACTTGCAACCTATTGGACCAGCCAAAAGCATATTGCTACTTGGTTACTTTGGATCATCATCGATATTGTTTATGTGGGAATGTTTCTCTATAAAGAGTTATTATTGACGGCAGGACTTTATGCAGCTTTTGTTGGTTTGGCAACTTATGGTTGGTGGCAATGGCAACAAGTTCGAAAAAAACAGTTAACAAATTAA
- a CDS encoding efflux RND transporter permease subunit has product MLSKFFIHRPIFAAVLAIIVMAVGILAVLNLPVERYPDIAPPRITVATNYSGADAQAVEDSVTQVLEQQIKGIDHLLYFSSSSDASGNSRISLFFSQGTDPDQAQVQVQNAINGAINRLPEDVQRQGVTVRKSLSDSFMVVGLADASGRSTNIDISDYLTNHFELNLSRIEGVGEISVFGSQYAMRIWLDPKKLQQYQLSVSEVRTALESQNAQVAAGAIGQLPSIEDQYLNARVTSGSLLQTPEQFEQIIIKAHQDGSLVYLKDIARIEIGAENYQILNRINGYPASGLSISLAVGANVMQTADLVYKEIAKLEKDLPEGYFIVYPRDDTPFVKESMSQVFATLVEAIILVVLVMFLFLQSWRATLIPAVTVPVVILGTFAVLAVLGMSVNTLTLFAMVLAIGLLVDDAIVVVENVERIMHEQKLDAKQASIQSMQEISGALVGITLVLTAVFIPMSFFTGATGIIYRQFSITLVAAMSLSLLVALILTPALCAILLKQQHQKAKWAQSFERGLDRVRTVYLALAKKAIQIKSVAIVTFIVLISAFAWVYRELPTSFLPQEDQGLLGVQFRLAEGTPMSQTQLVGKQISDYFLNEEKDNLNGIMVIHGRNFSGTGQNLGQAFVSLKHWDERQGSENSAQAIRARAMKHFAQNNQARIMVVMPAVIRGLGNSDKIDFWLQDTQGMGRDNLLTSFRELQQQGNALESIENLDKKTNDDQAVLNIKIDHRAAMLHDLNVSEINRTISTAWSGSYINDFIDRGRIKRVYLQGDAPYRSKPEDLGFWHVKNAQGQMIPFTQFSQVSWQGAPPSLQRFMGYPSIELEADSANGFSSGQGMQALTELADKMPGIDLAWSGLSYQEQQSSNQAIWLYVVSIAFIFLCLAALYESWSIPSVVMAAIPLGIGGTILFSYWFGFANDIYFQIALLTTIGLSCKNAILMVEFAASLQQQGKSLLDSALRAAGLRLRPILMTSIAFGAGVIPLMFSTGAGALSRQAIGYSVFGGVVFGTILVLIFIPLMYVLIRSIFKANTIIQH; this is encoded by the coding sequence ATGTTATCTAAGTTTTTTATTCATCGTCCCATTTTTGCTGCTGTTTTAGCAATTATTGTCATGGCTGTAGGTATACTCGCAGTATTAAACTTACCTGTGGAACGATATCCAGATATTGCACCTCCACGTATTACTGTAGCAACAAATTATAGTGGTGCGGATGCACAAGCTGTAGAAGATAGCGTTACCCAAGTATTAGAACAACAAATTAAGGGAATTGATCACTTACTTTATTTTAGTTCCAGTAGTGATGCCAGTGGTAATAGTCGTATCAGTTTGTTTTTTTCGCAGGGAACTGATCCTGATCAGGCACAAGTGCAAGTACAAAACGCGATTAATGGTGCAATTAATCGGTTACCTGAAGATGTACAACGACAAGGAGTAACCGTTCGAAAATCGCTCAGTGATTCATTTATGGTCGTTGGTTTGGCTGATGCATCTGGTCGTTCCACTAATATTGATATTTCTGACTATTTAACCAACCATTTTGAATTAAATTTGAGCCGTATTGAAGGTGTGGGTGAAATCAGCGTCTTTGGTTCGCAGTATGCGATGCGAATCTGGCTAGATCCTAAAAAATTACAGCAATATCAACTAAGTGTCAGTGAAGTCAGAACAGCTTTAGAAAGTCAAAATGCGCAAGTAGCTGCTGGGGCGATTGGACAGTTACCAAGCATCGAGGATCAATATTTAAATGCAAGGGTTACTTCCGGTTCTTTACTACAGACACCTGAGCAATTTGAACAAATCATTATAAAAGCACATCAAGATGGTAGTTTAGTCTACTTAAAAGATATTGCGCGTATTGAGATTGGTGCGGAAAACTATCAAATATTGAATAGAATCAATGGTTATCCTGCGTCAGGACTTTCAATATCATTGGCTGTGGGTGCCAATGTCATGCAAACTGCAGATTTGGTCTATAAAGAAATTGCAAAATTAGAGAAAGATTTACCCGAAGGATATTTCATTGTTTATCCTCGAGATGATACGCCTTTTGTCAAAGAGTCAATGTCTCAGGTGTTTGCAACATTAGTTGAAGCAATCATTTTGGTTGTTTTGGTAATGTTTCTCTTTTTACAGAGTTGGAGAGCAACACTGATTCCTGCAGTAACAGTGCCTGTCGTGATTTTAGGGACTTTTGCTGTCCTTGCTGTTTTAGGGATGAGTGTTAATACTTTGACTTTATTTGCCATGGTGTTGGCGATTGGTTTACTCGTCGATGATGCGATTGTCGTGGTTGAAAACGTTGAACGTATCATGCACGAGCAAAAGCTGGATGCCAAACAAGCCAGTATTCAATCCATGCAAGAGATCAGTGGGGCATTGGTGGGTATCACTTTAGTGCTGACTGCTGTATTTATCCCAATGTCGTTTTTTACAGGCGCGACGGGCATTATTTATCGTCAGTTCTCGATTACTTTAGTTGCAGCGATGTCATTGTCATTATTGGTTGCATTAATTTTGACACCAGCCTTATGTGCAATTCTCTTAAAACAACAACATCAAAAAGCGAAGTGGGCTCAAAGCTTTGAGCGAGGCTTAGACCGAGTTAGAACAGTTTATTTAGCGCTTGCAAAAAAGGCGATTCAGATAAAGTCGGTGGCGATTGTTACATTTATCGTGTTAATTAGTGCTTTTGCTTGGGTGTATCGCGAATTACCGACCAGTTTTTTACCACAAGAGGATCAAGGGCTTTTAGGGGTTCAATTTCGTCTCGCAGAAGGGACGCCCATGAGCCAAACCCAACTCGTGGGTAAGCAGATTTCAGATTATTTTTTGAATGAGGAAAAGGATAATCTCAATGGCATTATGGTGATTCATGGTCGTAATTTTTCAGGTACAGGGCAAAATCTTGGACAAGCTTTTGTATCTCTAAAACATTGGGATGAACGTCAGGGAAGTGAAAATAGCGCACAAGCGATTCGTGCACGAGCAATGAAACATTTTGCACAAAACAATCAAGCAAGGATTATGGTGGTCATGCCAGCTGTAATTCGTGGTCTAGGTAACTCCGATAAAATTGATTTTTGGTTGCAAGATACTCAAGGAATGGGGCGGGATAATTTACTAACTTCTTTTAGAGAACTGCAGCAACAAGGCAATGCGCTGGAAAGTATAGAAAATCTAGATAAAAAGACCAATGACGATCAGGCAGTTTTAAATATCAAAATTGATCATCGAGCAGCAATGCTACATGATTTAAATGTGAGTGAAATTAATCGAACGATTTCGACAGCGTGGAGTGGCAGTTATATTAATGACTTCATTGATCGTGGCCGAATTAAGCGGGTTTATTTACAAGGTGACGCACCATATCGCTCAAAACCAGAAGATTTGGGCTTTTGGCATGTAAAAAATGCACAAGGTCAAATGATCCCATTTACCCAGTTCAGTCAAGTGTCTTGGCAGGGTGCACCGCCATCTTTACAACGTTTTATGGGCTATCCTTCGATAGAGTTAGAAGCTGATTCCGCGAATGGCTTTAGTAGCGGTCAAGGTATGCAAGCATTGACAGAACTAGCGGATAAAATGCCTGGTATTGACTTGGCATGGAGTGGTTTATCTTATCAAGAGCAACAATCTAGTAATCAAGCAATTTGGTTATATGTGGTTTCCATTGCCTTTATTTTTCTATGTTTGGCTGCTTTGTATGAAAGCTGGTCGATACCATCTGTGGTGATGGCTGCGATTCCGTTAGGAATTGGAGGAACAATTTTATTCAGTTATTGGTTTGGTTTTGCCAACGATATTTATTTCCAAATTGCTTTGCTGACGACCATAGGACTATCCTGCAAAAACGCTATTTTAATGGTTGAGTTTGCTGCGAGTTTGCAACAGCAGGGAAAATCTTTATTAGATTCGGCTTTGCGTGCGGCGGGTTTAAGATTGCGTCCAATTTTAATGACATCAATTGCTTTTGGTGCTGGGGTGATCCCATTAATGTTTTCAACAGGTGCGGGAGCTTTGAGCCGTCAAGCAATCGGTTATAGCGTTTTTGGAGGTGTTGTATTTGGTACGATATTAGTACTTATCTTTATTCCATTAATGTATGTGTTGATTCGCTCTATTTTTAAAGCCAATACTATTATTCAACATTAA
- a CDS encoding glycerophosphodiester phosphodiesterase, whose protein sequence is MLKKSVLSLCLFTLVGCNSDNNDQSNSSKKEYQLPQILVVGHRGASALRPEHTLESYQKAIDDGADFIEPDLVSTKDGVLVARHENEISGTTNIASLPEFADRKTEKVIDGVRYEGWFTEDFTLQELQQLKARERIPQYRPANQQYNDLYTVPTLEQIIELAEAHYKKTGKIIGLYIETKHPTFFQQQNLAMEDTLLKTLAKYRYTRDIAPVYLQSFEVGNLKYLKQQLDQHKSIKHAQLIQLYDEPTASPADYVVQNIKTTYADMATAQGLNDVAAYANGVGPWKVYIFKDNDMKETTTFVADAHKVNLKVHPYTFRPENYYMPDTLKCTDKENVSERCPDGAIKEMQLYFKAGVDGIFADDPAIARQAVQNYLGQSK, encoded by the coding sequence ATGTTAAAAAAATCCGTTCTTAGTCTCTGCCTTTTTACGCTTGTTGGTTGCAACAGCGATAACAACGATCAATCAAATTCAAGCAAAAAAGAATATCAACTCCCCCAAATTTTAGTGGTTGGGCATCGAGGCGCGAGCGCACTCCGTCCTGAACATACATTAGAATCATATCAAAAGGCCATTGATGATGGCGCAGACTTTATCGAACCAGATCTCGTTTCAACTAAGGATGGCGTTTTGGTCGCTCGTCATGAAAATGAAATCAGTGGAACAACGAATATTGCCAGTCTTCCTGAGTTTGCGGACCGAAAAACAGAAAAAGTGATTGATGGAGTTCGCTATGAAGGCTGGTTCACTGAAGACTTTACGCTACAAGAATTACAACAACTCAAAGCACGTGAACGTATTCCGCAATATCGACCTGCGAATCAACAATATAATGATTTATATACAGTCCCAACATTAGAACAAATTATTGAGCTGGCTGAGGCACACTATAAAAAGACAGGTAAAATTATTGGTCTATATATTGAAACCAAACATCCTACGTTCTTCCAACAACAAAACCTTGCTATGGAAGATACGCTACTTAAAACCCTAGCAAAATATCGCTACACAAGAGATATCGCACCAGTCTATTTACAGTCATTTGAAGTGGGAAATCTTAAATATTTAAAACAACAGCTCGACCAACATAAAAGCATTAAACATGCACAACTCATTCAACTCTATGATGAGCCAACCGCAAGTCCTGCAGATTATGTGGTGCAAAATATTAAAACAACTTATGCCGATATGGCGACTGCTCAAGGCCTAAATGATGTTGCCGCTTATGCAAATGGCGTGGGTCCATGGAAAGTTTACATTTTTAAAGATAACGATATGAAAGAGACCACGACTTTTGTTGCTGACGCACATAAAGTTAATTTGAAAGTTCACCCTTATACTTTCCGCCCAGAAAATTATTATATGCCCGATACGTTAAAGTGTACGGATAAAGAAAATGTTTCTGAACGCTGCCCAGATGGTGCAATTAAAGAAATGCAGTTATATTTTAAAGCAGGAGTAGATGGTATTTTTGCTGATGATCCAGCAATTGCCCGCCAAGCAGTCCAAAATTATTTAGGTCAAAGCAAATAA
- a CDS encoding alpha/beta hydrolase family protein: MRTYVLWFILSFALVLQGCAYHTHQSTLHPQKTIVLKQRYYQAKTITADGTVLTFTVYQPKLETNQTAPLLLHTHGFGLSRMKRPELSLYGFLLPTGQVAKSAWKQGYWVISYDQRGHGNSQGKIRLTDPEKEAQDIITIMDWAEKNLPQLAINQNGVRTGMIGESYAGGVQYLASALDPRLQAIVPITTWYDIVNSLAPNGVPKSNWISFLNLIGDWWNWNKFDPELKQAYRSTQQGQLDPSSYHFLQRHQAKWFCEHNQKPQANALIIQGFRDVLFPFNEGVKAAKCIKNAQKDVHLIGVEGGHLQPFAQSSPSGQTPFWYIGKTVQCSNKQKYNLQDTILAWLNHQLKDRSEKPNLDELCVDNSPVRSLQDLMANTAYIITPTKITATKTQAVFVPIHVAEHTRHITGSPLLKLKVETEQTTSPTLFISLAIKSKQTGEYQIVNEQTTPFNLDKKHQYDQIVLGSVQHGVTQDIELSSINTRLEVGDTFGLFINTESIYYKRIKQPRIEAGISGEIILPKLWSIENSVQ, from the coding sequence ATGCGTACTTACGTTTTGTGGTTTATTTTAAGTTTTGCTTTGGTTTTACAAGGCTGTGCTTACCATACCCATCAATCTACCCTACACCCACAAAAAACAATCGTTTTAAAACAGCGATATTATCAAGCTAAAACGATCACTGCCGATGGCACCGTGCTGACATTTACGGTATACCAACCTAAATTAGAGACCAATCAAACAGCACCATTACTGTTGCATACCCATGGTTTCGGTTTATCACGCATGAAACGTCCCGAACTGAGCTTGTACGGTTTTTTATTACCTACAGGACAAGTCGCAAAATCTGCATGGAAACAAGGTTATTGGGTGATTAGCTACGACCAACGTGGACATGGTAACAGCCAAGGCAAAATTCGTCTGACTGATCCTGAAAAAGAAGCTCAAGATATCATTACCATCATGGACTGGGCAGAAAAGAATTTACCTCAGTTAGCAATCAATCAAAACGGCGTGCGTACGGGCATGATCGGTGAATCCTATGCTGGTGGCGTACAATATCTAGCCTCAGCCTTGGATCCGCGCTTGCAAGCGATTGTACCGATTACCACCTGGTACGACATTGTAAACAGTCTGGCTCCCAATGGCGTCCCTAAAAGTAACTGGATCAGTTTTCTAAACTTAATTGGGGATTGGTGGAATTGGAATAAATTTGATCCAGAACTCAAACAGGCCTATAGATCTACTCAACAAGGACAACTAGATCCTTCTTCTTACCACTTCTTACAACGACATCAGGCAAAATGGTTTTGCGAACACAATCAAAAACCACAGGCCAATGCATTGATTATTCAAGGTTTTAGAGATGTATTATTTCCATTTAATGAAGGTGTAAAAGCAGCAAAATGTATTAAAAATGCGCAAAAAGATGTGCATCTGATCGGTGTTGAAGGTGGGCATTTACAACCTTTTGCGCAAAGTTCACCGTCAGGTCAAACACCGTTTTGGTACATTGGCAAAACAGTACAATGTAGCAATAAGCAGAAATATAATTTACAAGACACGATCCTTGCTTGGTTGAATCATCAGCTCAAAGATCGAAGTGAAAAACCAAATCTCGATGAACTGTGTGTGGATAACAGTCCAGTCCGTTCTTTGCAAGACCTCATGGCAAATACAGCATATATAATCACGCCAACAAAAATTACGGCGACAAAAACCCAAGCCGTTTTTGTACCTATTCATGTTGCTGAACATACACGGCATATTACTGGTAGCCCATTATTAAAATTGAAAGTTGAAACTGAGCAAACGACATCACCTACTCTATTCATATCTCTAGCCATCAAGTCTAAACAAACAGGTGAATATCAAATCGTAAATGAACAAACCACACCATTTAACCTTGATAAAAAGCATCAATATGACCAAATCGTATTAGGCTCAGTTCAACACGGAGTAACTCAAGATATTGAACTATCAAGCATCAATACAAGATTAGAGGTCGGAGACACTTTTGGATTATTCATAAATACTGAAAGTATCTATTATAAAAGAATTAAACAGCCAAGAATTGAAGCGGGGATTTCAGGAGAAATCATTTTACCGAAGCTTTGGTCGATAGAAAATTCAGTACAATAA
- a CDS encoding vWA domain-containing protein — MPAPIAARSHIAHQAAYNAVMPTMERPRLEQDTEKYQKNEVNPVHRVTDQAVSTFSIDVDTGSYTNTRRFLNDGRLPPVDAVRIEEMINYFDYQYPQPNGVHPFSVTSETVDSPWKENAKLIRIGIQAKDLALQQLPPANLVFLVDVSGSMSAADKLPLVKQTLRILTEQLRAQDKVTIITYASGEKLVLEPTSGEQKEKILAVINGLRARGATAGEQAIQLAYKQAEKAFVKNGINRILLATDGDFNVGITDFSTLKGMVAEKRKSGISLTTLGFGTGNYNEQLMEQLADAGDGNYSYIDNKNEAKKVVQRQLSSTLATVAQDVKIQVEFNPATVKEYRLVGYENRMLKQEDFNNDQVDAGDIGAGHNVTALYEIIPVGQQGWLNDSRYQTSVKIDSTKKSEYAFVNLRYKLPNQEKSILLNQPIKVGSKTLAQAHGDTRFAVAVAAYAQQLKGGQYNGSMGWDQIIQLAQQSSKPDPYQMREEFIELAKIAKSLSANKD; from the coding sequence ATGCCAGCACCTATTGCTGCGCGGAGTCATATTGCACATCAAGCAGCTTATAATGCTGTGATGCCTACAATGGAAAGACCACGTCTAGAACAAGATACTGAAAAGTATCAAAAAAATGAGGTTAATCCAGTTCATCGTGTTACAGATCAGGCAGTTTCAACATTTAGTATAGATGTGGATACGGGAAGTTACACCAATACGCGTCGATTCTTAAACGATGGTCGATTACCACCTGTTGATGCAGTGCGAATTGAAGAGATGATTAATTATTTTGATTATCAATATCCACAGCCAAATGGTGTACATCCATTTTCTGTTACCAGTGAGACAGTTGATTCCCCTTGGAAAGAAAATGCAAAACTGATTCGAATTGGTATTCAAGCAAAAGATCTTGCACTTCAACAATTACCACCTGCGAATTTGGTTTTTTTGGTGGATGTTTCTGGCAGTATGAGTGCTGCTGATAAATTACCTTTAGTGAAACAAACTTTGCGAATATTGACTGAACAATTAAGAGCACAAGATAAAGTCACGATCATTACCTATGCGAGTGGTGAAAAGTTGGTGCTTGAACCGACGTCTGGCGAACAAAAAGAAAAGATCTTGGCTGTGATTAATGGTTTACGTGCTCGCGGAGCAACAGCTGGTGAACAAGCAATTCAATTGGCATATAAACAAGCTGAAAAAGCTTTTGTCAAAAATGGAATTAATCGAATTTTATTGGCGACAGATGGTGATTTTAATGTTGGTATTACTGATTTCAGTACCTTAAAAGGGATGGTGGCTGAAAAACGTAAAAGTGGAATTTCTCTAACGACATTGGGTTTTGGCACGGGCAATTATAATGAACAGCTCATGGAACAACTAGCCGATGCTGGAGATGGGAACTACAGCTATATTGATAATAAAAATGAAGCAAAGAAAGTGGTACAACGGCAACTTTCTTCTACGCTTGCCACTGTTGCACAAGATGTCAAAATTCAAGTGGAGTTTAACCCTGCGACCGTAAAAGAATATCGTTTAGTAGGTTATGAAAATCGTATGTTGAAGCAAGAAGATTTTAACAACGATCAGGTTGATGCTGGAGATATTGGGGCTGGACATAATGTCACTGCACTATATGAAATTATTCCTGTTGGTCAACAAGGTTGGCTCAACGATTCACGTTATCAAACCTCAGTTAAAATAGACAGTACGAAAAAATCCGAATATGCCTTTGTGAATCTACGTTATAAGTTGCCGAATCAAGAGAAGAGTATTTTGTTGAATCAGCCAATAAAAGTAGGGAGTAAAACACTTGCTCAAGCGCATGGAGATACTCGTTTTGCCGTGGCTGTAGCGGCTTATGCTCAGCAATTAAAAGGTGGACAATATAATGGCTCAATGGGGTGGGATCAAATTATTCAGTTGGCGCAGCAATCGTCAAAACCAGATCCTTATCAGATGAGAGAAGAGTTTATTGAACTTGCTAAAATTGCAAAGAGTTTAAGTGCAAACAAAGATTAA